The Arachis duranensis cultivar V14167 chromosome 9, aradu.V14167.gnm2.J7QH, whole genome shotgun sequence genomic sequence GTTCTTGGCAGGAGCAGCATTAAAATTCCTTCCACTGTTCTCTTTATTAAGAAAGGGATGCCAGTTTGAATGGACTCCAGAATGCGAAAGAGCGTTCCAGGAGTTCAAAAGGTTCTTGAGCCAACCTCCAATCCTAATCCAACCTCTTGTTGGGGAAGATCTCGTCCTATATATGTCAGTAGTAGACAAAGCTGTCGCATCAGCCCTGATAAGGGAGGACAAGGTCGGACAACATCCAGtgtacttcatcagcaaagttctacaaggccccgaactaaggtaccacaaatTAGAGAAATTAGGCCCAATGATAAGGCTCAGGACCCAACGAAATGCCCAATCCAAATGATTGAGCCTCACCCTACACCGACCTTCAATCTACGAAGTCGGTGCTTACCACGACctgctctaaagaagtcggaaacGAGGGATCAGCTGGCAGATAAACCCTCACTCAAGAGgataactgcccctaaaatctctctaaccacttccaggagccatatctcaactttcctaagataaagggacggttattcCCCTTAAAAGGCGGAACTACTCCAACAGTGGTTatgggttcaccactataaatacactgacatctatcaggtatctctaagcccaatactctctagacctgcttacacccttgctgacttaggcatcggagtgtctttgcaggtaccaccccccattctttcACATACACAACTCGGAGGCGGCTCCCATATGTAAACCAAGTCGGAGACCACCTTCCCCTAGCGCTTGGGCCTCACAAACAAGCCCAACCACTGTCCGGTTCTAGGTAAGCCCCGGAACAACCGTGTtaataaatctaaattaaatttttatttttattataatttttatgatttaaatattttttttctaaaattacttatatttctaattttatacCATgtaagtataaatttttttaaaaatcaacaattttttaataatttttgttattatttgatcatcagaaatattatattatttataataaataaattttattaatttatatgcataaattttaaaaaatataagtacaACAGTATTGATTTATATTTATAGATTTTAGTTAGTAAATATGAATACAAATTAtatagagcaatgctagggggccagcattttttgtgttttttaaccATCAAGTAGCCATCAAGaatgtttttaatggtgtgagattaaaTCCAAtggttatatatttttatatataaaaattttataaatataaatataaattattattaactaaaaaaaataatattttttgtaaaattaattacatcaacattattattctcacacaaaaaatattaaaaaatattaaaaaatttattattttttacgacaaacttaaaattttctCTTCCACACACCCTCATCTTTTCTCATAGCCAGCCACCcacccatcatcatcatcatcttgtcATCCTCAACATCGGCTTCACCTCCTCCATCACCTCCATGACCCCACTGCCATGCATGCCACCGCCACTCAATCACCCCACCTCTCGCACCCCTTGTCATACACTCATACTACTGCCCGTCTCCCTCCTCCCCGatctttcttcttttggttCTTATTATTAACATTTAATAAGTATATAGAATGAAGCAAAGAAATCACAAAGTACTAAGTTTATATACCCTTGTTATATATAGATCAACAACAATGACTTTTTCCTTTTGTAATTGGCCATTTACGGTTAAGCTTAATTGTGAGGTCTTCCTTTCGTACAGAGCAGAGAATAATTTTGACTTTTTACTATTGAGGTATATTACTATTAGATCTGCTTAATAGTATAAAGAAAAGTACAAGTAACTAACAACTTTTTTGAACAATGTGAATTAATACGGTTAAAAAAGTCAATTTAATTAATAGCATTAAACTAGAGTGTAGtgtattttcatttaattggtGGTTTTTCATATTATTCAAGATAGTCATTATTTACCTAGAAAATGTCAAAAGTTTATTTATCTGCTGAAAGTTAAAAATTTCCCTTAAATACACCAATTCACTACTCTTTATTATGTGTTATTCCAAGATAATGACAATGGTTTAATGAAAGACTAAAAATAATGAagcaataaaaaaactaaaaaaagaatgaaTCTAATTTTTGTACTAATGAATGAATATTTTGACATTGTGGCATGTCTGGTGGTGGTGGCAACATCTGCTCTTCAGGATTCTTTCCATCTTTGACAATGAAAGTCATAGCCATTCCCCAACTCACATGTCGCTCTAAGTGACAATGCATGAACCACACACCTGGATTTTGTGCCTTGAATCTTATGGTTACCCATCCATTTTTGGGTATAGCGATGGTATTCTGATAAGGAGGATCAACAAGATTATATGTGAGAGGATCTTTGTCTTTGTCAAAGTTTCCGAATCCCCATCCAACTACATAGAAACTATGGCCATGCAAGTGCATTGGATGCTCAGTACCAGCCAGCAAATTAGTCCCTTGAAGAACAAGCTCCACCGTGGACCCATACTCAACCACCTTCACCTCTGTATCTACCGATGGAGTTGTAAGAAATGGGGACAAATCGGAAGCAGTGAAATCAAATAGTTCTGGTGGAACGTCTGGAAAATCTTGTGTATATACACCTTGAAGGTGGTGATAGTAAGCATTCAAAATGTTGTTTCCCGATGGCAATTGGAAGCTTATGTTATTTACACTTGCTGCAAGGCGGTTCCCTGGTATATGACTAGCTTCGCATGTTGAACATGGTAATGAATTCACCGAAACTGTGTAGAACAGGTTGGTGCTTATGTTCAATGGCACCTCAATTGGATGTGCTTCATCTGCTAAGCTTCTCATTTGACTTATCATGTTGATAGATGCATTGGTGTCATTGGAAGATGGAAGTGAAGGCATGTAAGGggttcttgatgaaaatgatggaACAATGTGTTTTCCCTTTTTGTATTGCAGAATGGCAGTGGTGGTTGTGGTGTCAAATGAAACATTGGTAGCACTTGAATACACTTTGGCAGCCATGTAATAACGATCCAAAGGTTGATTAGCTTCAAGCAACACATCCATGGTTTGACCTGGTGATATTGTTATGTATTCTACTTTGAATGGCTTCACATAGCTTCCATCGCTTCCCACCACTGTCAATTGGTGCTTTGCAATTGCAAAGAACAGAAGGTCTTGCATTCCACCATGCACCATTCTCAGAAGATATGTCTTGCCATGTTCCACATTTACTTTGAATGTTTCTGCAACCAATAAATTCAAATTGAAAAGTTAACCAACATTGGCTAAATAAAATTGACTTTTGCTTCGTAACACAAGTAACATAAATGATAAAGAATAATGGTGCACATCTAAGTCATTTTATGAACTAAGTCCAATCAAATTAAACAGTAAgatttagaataatattagtcaCAAGTTAAAATTGACTTCTGCCTAGTAACACAAGTAAcataaatgaaaattataaaGTGTTATTATAATTAACATACCGTTGTTAGAGCAATTATAAAGATCACCAGGTTGGCCATTGATAGTATAAGCATCTGAAGCAAGAGGATCTCCTCCCCCCGTTTCAAAGTTATTGAAAACTTGGACAATGTCTTCCTTCCaccattcaacaacaacaacaaagccttgtcccactaagtggggtcggctacatgaatcaaacgacgccattgtgctctgtcatgtatcatgtctacagagagaccgtttacatgtagatctcgtttgaccacctcatggatggtcttcttaggtcttcctctgtctttcgccctttgtccatcttccatctcatccaccctcctgactggatgttctatcggtcttcttctcacatgtccaaaccacctgagacgcgattcaaccatcttttccacaataggtgctactccaactctctcccttatatcttcattccttattttatccaatcgcgtatgacaactcatccatctcaacatcttcatctctgccacactcagcttatgttcgtgctcccctttagccgcccaacactccgtaccatacagcatagccggtcttatagcggtgcgatagaatttatctttaagttttaaaggcacttttttgtcgcatataaaaccagatgcactccgccattttgaccaacctgcttggatactatgatttacatcatattcaatctctctattatcctgtatgatgcacccaagatacttaaaacttgtaacttttcgtaggatgttctctccaattttcacctctatattggagttttcccttctaagactgaacttacattccatatattccatcTTTCTAcagcttatgcgcagaccatacacttctaaagcttctctccataactccaacttcttatttagatCTTCCcatgactctcccataaggacgatatcatctgcaaaaagcatgcaccatggcacagactcttggatgtgctctgtgagtacttccaagactaatgtgaaaagNNNNNNNNNNNNNNNNNNNNNNNNNNNNNNNNNNNNNNNNNNNNNNNNNNNNNNNNNNNNNNNNNNNNNNNNNNNNNNNNNNNNNNNNNNNNNNNNNNNNNNNNNNNNNNNNNNNNNNNNNNNNNNNNNNNNNNNNNNNNNNNNNNNNNNNNNNNNNNNNNNNNNNNNNNNNNNNNNNNNNNNNNNNNNNNNNNNNNNNNNNNNNNNNNNNNNNNNNNNNNNNNNNNNNNNNgtgctctttctccactcatcaggcatcttctttgaccttaaaatctcattaaaaagcttggttaaccagttgatgccttttcctccaagacccttccaaacctcaatcgggatattatcaggtcctactgccctgccatttttcatctgctttagagcctcttttacctcgaagtctcgaatccttcgatagtagtcaaagttttgatcttcttcgcttgtgcataatcgaccaaggctcggaagagtcttctgtccctcattaaataactcgtagaagtagctcttccacctttcattaatcttctccttttgagccaacacctctccatcattatcctttatgcacttaacctgatccaaatctctcgttcttctttcctgGCTCTTTgcaattctatatatacctttttctccttctttcgtgcccaaagactggtagagaccctcatatgctcttgttcttgcttcacttacagccacttttgtctctttcttagccgccttatatttttcccagttatctgcattgcggcataaagaccactctttaaagcattctctttttatctttatcttttcttgtatactcgcattccaccaccaggactccttgtctcttggtcctattcctttagattcaccaaaactttcttttgctgttcttctaataacttctgtcatcttcctccacatctcttccgcgcttccattcccatcccactttgcctcttctcctacccgtcttaggaagcttctttgttcctcacctttcatccaccaccacctcgtccttgggttctttgtatgatgtcttttcctcaacttttgctcaacgcgaaaatccatgacgagcaccctatgttgtgttgtcaaactctctcccgggataattttacagttaatgcaaaatttccggtcgactctcctcaacaagaagaagtcgatttgagagcttgtcatgccactcttataggttataagatgtttgTCTCTCTTTGTAAAACATGTATTTGGGATGAGAAGatcaaaagttgaggaaaagtccaaaatagttttaccctcggtattgatcaccccgaaaccatggcctccgtgaatattcccatatccagtcacttctctcccaacatggccatttaaatctcctcctaaaaaaatcttatctcccaaaggtatgccttgaaccaaactctttagatcctcccaaaaccttatcttgtgttgttcgtccgaacccacttgcggtgcataggcgctaatcacatggaaagcacctccctccaccacaagtttgatagagatgatccgatctcccaccctcttgacatcaaCTACGTCCTacttccactgcttatccacaattattccaactccattcctattcttcacctttcctgtataccaaagtttgaaatcagaagaatccaactccctagcctttgcaccaacccatttcgtttcttgtaggcacataatgttaatcttcctccttgtcatggtgtccaccacctccatggactttcctgttagagtgcctatgttccatgtcccaaatctcaacattttgtcgcttcgacctttaccttttcgtttgtgaactagcttatttaccctcgtccgttcacgaaaacgcgagaacccttgctcatttaacactatatccgggcaccgatgcagcggctcttgctttgacaccgtactcgagccatacggcgCGTTACTTCCGGGtaacgacctagctttagcgcaataatgtctttgattcatgtcatggggggttcggctatatttttacgttggttgccgaagacctaacacaaccctcctcctttatccgggcttgggaccggctatgtaccgcaagtgtaacataggcggagttaTAAAACATAAAGTGATGAAATCAAATAAAACTCATGTAAGTATATACCTAGTATAATGGGAACCTCTTTGTGTGGTTTTGGAAATGGATATGTATGTCCAGGCTTGGGTTGAATGACAATAGCACCGTGAACAGTAGCACGAGACCAATCACTATGAGCATGCCACCAAAGTGTGCCTTCCTCTTCAGAAAAGATAACCTTTTGAGAGAACAAACCACCAGGTTGAATGGGACACTGAGTAATGAATTCAGGGCCATCAGACCATGGATATCTTGGTTGGTTCACTCCATGCCAGTGAATGGTGATGTTATAGTTAGCTCTGTTATACACATCAACAATTATGCTTTCACCTTTTGTAACATACAATGTTGGCCCTGGAAATTCTCCATTTACTGTTAAGATATTCTTTGTGCTGCACAGCTTTGTGAAGGAAGCATCTCTCACctgcaatttttcaaaaatcttagtATATGCTTTAGTTTTtaactttataataataataggcATGgatgaatatatattatttagcaTATGATATAATAATTGAAGTTTTATTTACATCTTAATGAGTTAGGTGGTGTTAATTAATAATggattaattatcaaaattaatctctaaaatttttaaaaccaaatacttttatcttttaaattttaaaatatacaaaacatTCTCTAATATGTATCTTCATTAGATAATAtagtttttgaataatttaaaaaattttaaactagtTATTTCGACTAACtagatcaaattaaaaaaaactagaagAGACTATATTacctaagaaaaataaatattaaaaattattgtatattttaaagttttacagactaaaatatttaatattaaaatttttaaaaattaatttagataattattctaaataatTAAGCCCCAAAACTTACCACAAACTTATGGTGCCGCATTGCCTGGCAGGTAACTATAATGACATTGAGAAACAATAATATTCCTAAGCTAGTGAGGATTTTCATAGAATCTCTATCTATGACGAAATGCTtgatctaaattaaaatatgagtttataatataatagagaaataaataaagaatgTTGATATGCTaatgatttttttgtgtttgatgCATTGATATGAATTTGTTTGGAAGAGAGGGgtatatatatgcatgtattttatatatagtGGTGACTTTGACAAAGCTTTGATTACGCGTAAGAGAATATAATTGGAATAGTATATATAGCACATGAGCTTTGTTGCCAAGTCGTAATTACTAAGACGACAAAATGTTGCGGCTCTAATATTGAACACAAACGCGATACAAAAAGAACCTGATGTGTAGCTTCTTTATCCAAATAATCATAAGAACTAACTAAATAATGAAAAGGTCAACTTTGACTTTGGATACGATGATAAGGaatatttcttattattttatacgaatgtttctttttaacttttaagaagCCGCGCCCATGGAATTATTATTTGTTCGTTTAGCAGTTTCTCTAGTTGATTTTCAACAAAGGGGAATTATAAATGAATATTATAACTTAATAATATAGGATTTCAAATACTTGTTGGTATTTTATTTGGATAAAGTCAAATATACAGTTAATATTTGCTTAGTGCAAGTAGTAGGACTAATGGGTCATGgcaccaaaagaaaaatgaaaaaggtatATTAGTAAATTTCGTTTATTAAGAGCTAATATatgtttaattctttttttattaatagggAGGCAAATGGAAATGTATAATAATATAGTCAACTTTTTGGGAAAAAGCCATAAAATAATGGTGTAATATATACCACAAATTGTCTGGCCAAACCTGGGGATTTCTCGACAACTGGAGAGATTTCGAAgaggaatcaagtgagagaacataaAATGAGAAGtcaccacatccaactcaaaacttTAAGATGTTTAATAAATGGGTCTCTCATTTTATAAACTTCTcactctttcttattttctttgatgtgtgactaacttcaacactcctcaCCCTTGAACACTAACACAAATAATGTAAAATCTAGATCTTTTACATCAAATTAAAAGTGGTTGTAATGATTTTTGGCAATAAAATctagatataatatatattattttcttattggACGATGcgatccaaaattgaatcacttTGCATGTTATCGTGACGTAAAGTAATTATAATATtcaacaaaatgaaataatGTATTTCATTTCACATCTAATTGTAACAGAAATTGGTCCAAATCAAATACAATTCAAATTACTCCAAACCATAACTCATTTACACTGCTAACACAGATCAGAGTTCGGCCGcggatttttttccatttcaaGGGTATTATTCTGTCTCTCTTTCCCCTTCCGCACAANNNNNNNNNNNNNNNNNNNNNNNNNNNNTAGCTAGTACTAGTAATGTGTAAGGACTGAAGAAATTTGAGCATTTagtcttcttttctttcacGCTCCCtgatgaaaaagaaagatgAGATCTAGTGTAAGTATTTgaaagaaattataaaaaaggCATTATTATTGTACGTATGTATACTAGTACAACGTATAAATTGAAGTCTCATAAAGGAGCCAAAAATAACTACTGCATTCGATAATATTCAAAGGGTGttcaagaatatatatatactctttaACATGGAGGCATGTCTGGTGGTGGAGGAGGTAATGTTTCATTTGAGGCTTTGCCATTCTTCACAATAAACACTGTCTCCATGCCCCAAGAGAGGTGCCGGTCAAGGTGGCAATGCATTAACCACACTCCTGAAATTCAAACCATACAATTTATTAATATCTGTCACACAAATTATTTatcctaaaattttaaactaataaaaagaattatacAAAAGATCATATCTCAAACACATTCTTTCACGCAaacatttattttaaacttaaaCGTGAACATGGatgagctttttcttttttttagatataaatatcgaattctctaaattctttgttacaaaaattttaatattatattataaaattgcaAATACTTCAGccaataaaaaaagtatattcGTAAAATGAAAATTCAAGTGCAGTTAATTTCATATGAATTAATAGTTGAGAGcaataatttagtcaaacttatcaaatcatttaacaactctcaaatattaatttcatatcaactttacgtgaagtccACTTCACCTAAATTTTCACCTAGTTTCTATCTATTCGTAAATAGATTTTTCACATGGTACTTACCAGGGTTGGTAGCCCTAAACCTAATGGCAGCCCAGCCTTTAATGGGCACAATGACAGTATTCTGAAGAGGAGGATCAACAAGATTATAATTCTTGGGGTCCACGCTCTTGTTGAAATTCCCAaaaccataaccaataacatgaaAACTGAATCCATGTATATGCATTGGATGGTCTATGCCAGCAACCAAGTTGGTCCCTTGGAAAACAAGCTCCACCGTTGAACCGTACTTCAAAACCTTAACCTTTGTCCCTCTCTTTGGTATGTTGAGTTCAAGAGGCAAGTAATCCCCAGTAAAGTTGAACACATATGGCGGGAAACTCGGAAAACCCTTTCTATAAACTCCATTGATGTGGTAGTAGTAGGCTTCCAGGATATCAGTGCGTGGGGTTACAAAGCTTATGTTGTTCATGCTGGCGGCGAAAATCGTCGAATTCGGTGCTTGGCATGAGGATGGTGATCGGCCTCTAGGGCATGGAAAAGTGTTCACAGAAATTGTGGTAAGTATGTGAGTTTTGATATTTAAAGGGCATGTAAAAGGGTTTTCTTCAGGGTAGCCCCTAATTCTTCTAATGAAAGCAAAAGCTGATTTTGTGTCATTAGGGcttggaagaaaaggaaaggaagGAGTtgaattttcattattattattattattattgtattggATTATAGCTGTGGTTGTGGAGTTATCAAATGGAACTCCAACCCCAGTTGAATAAGCCCTTGCAGCCATGTAATATTTGTTGTTAGGGTTTTGGTTTGCATGCAATAATACATCCATTGTTTGACCAGGAGCTATGCAAATGTAAGAAGTTGTTAATTCCTTTGTGTACATTGCATCATGAGCAAACAGTGTTAGGTTGTGTTTGGAGACTGAGAAAAACAGGATCAGATTCATTGCCGCATTAATTATGCGCAGATGGTAGGTCTTGCCATGCTCTACATTTAACTTGAATGTccctgaaaattcaaattacagGGGGGATTTGGTGTTAACATTACTTATtcttatgatatattttttttttctaaaggtttaaactaataaaagaaaaaatatgaataatatattTCTAATACCTACATtttgattaatatatttaattacaaagttatttttgttagtgATAAAGATAGTAAAGTATATATACTATAGTAGTTGTGTTAATGATTGCATGTGAAGGGAAATTTTGATGTGTACCAGATTTTGAGCAATTATAGAGATCTCCAGGTTGGCCATTAATGGTGACAGCATCAGAATTGTTTGGCGCTCCTCCACTTTTAATAAATTGTGTGAAGACCTTGTTGAGATCACTCTTCCACCACTCTCCTATATATGCATGTCAAAGTATATGTatagataattaattaagtctaattatttaaatatgtatgcatgcatgtatAGTAGCTaggataaataaattaaaaaaaatgttccattaaaaaattttgtcaataatatttattagaTTTCATTTTCATACTAATTATATTTGGTTGTTAAATTTGACGAAAACTATCATTGGACACAATAAATCTGCCAGTATTAAGTTagtggcaaaatttatatcatcaAATTCCTTCCAACGATAAATTATTTactgttgatttttttttacgatattaaacatttttcttgtagtactaattttttttagggttgtgtgaattttttgtacaatttttttattgattttatgttaaaataatttattttagaattaataaaaattaaattctaaacctattaaattattaaaattctgATATcatattctaaaattatttttaaaaaaattaaattaataagacTTTAGAAAAAATActcaaataattatatttctaataaaattatataacattttacttaattttagaTATCTCTCATNNNNNNNNNNNNNNNNNNNNNNNNNNNNNNNAGGAaacttttttatgttttttaggtGTAAAGATTTGTTCTTGTGGGTATAGTTATGTGATACGCTTCAAGAAAGAGTGGTGAATTCTCCACTGCACACTCTACATTCAATGTTACACCTTGCAAGAGTAAGCTATATCATTATTAATTCCTTTTAAACATTCTTTCAAAtgaaaaattaagtaaaaataaatacaaacttttattaataccttaaaaaaatcatatattcaATTAAGATAGTGATGCTTTTGTCCACATACAATAttacaagaataataattaaaatactcttttaaatattaaaagaagtaaaaaattaaatacctttaatatatatatcaacatttaaacaataattaaaattttctttcaataattaacAAACTAATAAGAGAATTATTACCCAGTAGGGGCAAGCATGCATTCATATATCTGAATTGGCAAAATTGAGAAGGACAAGACAAAGGTATAGGATTATACCAAGTATGATGGGGACCTCATAGTGAGGTTTGGGAAAAGGATAGCCACTACTATTCTTCTTTGGATAGATATAGATTGGGCCATGGACGGTGGCTCTTGACCAATCACTATGAGCATGCCACCATAAGGTCCCTTCTTCTGTTGAAAATACTATCTTTTGTCTGAAACTCCTTCCTGGTTGAATGGGGCATTGAGTTATGTATTCAGGACCATCTGTCCATGGATTTCTTGGTTGTTTCACTCCATGCCTGCCAATATATGTATAACTAATTAACCTActtaaatttaattcttttaaaatatttatccaATATTATATTCctaaatagatataatatatgATAACTCATATCGGCTAATTTAAATTgctataaattatttatgtatcTCTTTTTAGGTGAATACTATGGTGTTTAAGACATAATGTCTaacttactaaaaaaaatataaaaataatatttaataaattttaaatattttatttttattttatacattttattttttatttataaaaaccAAGTTAGACAATTTAGCCACCACAATGAAAAGTACCATAAAATtcatccttttttatttatttaaaagtttttaaaggagcaattttatatacataatataacaGTTTTTGTATGCTAAAAGTCGGTTTAATCCTTATTAAGTC encodes the following:
- the LOC107467741 gene encoding laccase-15-like gives rise to the protein MRHHKFVVRDASFTKLCSTKNILTVNGEFPGPTLYVTKGESIIVDVYNRANYNITIHWHGVNQPRYPWSDGPEFITQCPIQPGGLFSQKVIFSEEEGTLWWHAHSDWSRATVHGAIVIQPKPGHTYPFPKPHKEVPIILGFVVVVEWWKEDIVQVFNNFETGGGDPLASDAYTINGQPGDLYNCSNNGMLIITVSVNSLPCSTCEASHIPGNRLAASVNNISFQLPSGNNILNAYYHHLQGVYTQDFPDVPPELFDFTASDLSPFLTTPSVDTEVKVVEYGSTVELVLQGTNLLAGTEHPMHLHGHSFYVVGWGFGNFDKDKDPLTYNLVDPPYQNTIAIPKNGWVTIRFKAQNPGVWFMHCHLERHVSWGMAMTFIVKDGKNPEEQMLPPPPDMPQCQNIHSLVQKLDSFFF
- the LOC107467731 gene encoding laccase-15, with product MKMLLLGTKKMFLQILWCFSLISLSSQTRSHYNFVVREARYTRLCSTKSILTVNGRFPGPAIKVYKGDTIYVNVHNRGKNNITIHWHGVKQPRNPWTDGPEYITQCPIQPGRSFRQKIVFSTEEGTLWWHAHSDWSRATVHGPIYIYPKKNSSGYPFPKPHYEVPIILGEWWKSDLNKVFTQFIKSGGAPNNSDAVTINGQPGDLYNCSKSGTFKLNVEHGKTYHLRIINAAMNLILFFSVSKHNLTLFAHDAMYTKELTTSYICIAPGQTMDVLLHANQNPNNKYYMAARAYSTGVGVPFDNSTTTAIIQYNNNNNNNENSTPSFPFLPSPNDTKSAFAFIRRIRGYPEENPFTCPLNIKTHILTTISVNTFPCPRGRSPSSCQAPNSTIFAASMNNISFVTPRTDILEAYYYHINGVYRKGFPSFPPYVFNFTGDYLPLELNIPKRGTKVKVLKYGSTVELVFQGTNLVAGIDHPMHIHGFSFHVIGYGFGNFNKSVDPKNYNLVDPPLQNTVIVPIKGWAAIRFRATNPGVWLMHCHLDRHLSWGMETVFIVKNGKASNETLPPPPPDMPPC